The following proteins are co-located in the Nocardioides piscis genome:
- a CDS encoding ABC transporter ATP-binding protein, producing the protein MSVVLRLDDVTRVHGEGATLVHALRGVSFTVRAGELVAVMGPSGSGKSTLLTIAGGLDEPTSGTVSVEGSLLGELGGAGRARMRRTSIGYVFQDFNLIPALTAAENVALPRELDGERTRAARALALAALEEVGIVDLADRFPDEMSGGQQQRVAIARAIVGERRLILADEPTGALDTDTGEEILRLLRGRCDAGAAGVLVTHEARHAAWADRVVFLRDGLVVDESGADVAEELLEVAP; encoded by the coding sequence ATGAGTGTTGTGCTCCGTCTCGACGACGTCACCCGGGTGCACGGCGAGGGGGCGACGCTGGTGCACGCGCTGCGTGGCGTCAGCTTCACCGTCCGCGCCGGCGAGCTCGTCGCCGTCATGGGCCCCTCCGGCTCCGGCAAGTCCACGCTGCTCACGATCGCCGGCGGCCTCGACGAGCCGACCAGCGGCACGGTCAGCGTGGAGGGCTCGCTGCTGGGCGAGCTGGGCGGCGCCGGCCGAGCACGCATGCGGCGTACGTCGATCGGCTACGTCTTCCAGGACTTCAACCTCATTCCCGCCCTCACCGCGGCGGAGAACGTCGCGCTCCCGCGCGAGCTCGACGGCGAACGGACCAGGGCCGCCAGGGCGCTGGCGCTGGCCGCGCTCGAGGAGGTCGGCATCGTCGACCTCGCCGACCGGTTCCCCGACGAGATGTCGGGAGGACAGCAGCAGCGGGTCGCGATAGCGCGGGCGATCGTGGGGGAGCGGCGGCTGATCCTGGCCGACGAGCCCACCGGCGCACTCGACACCGACACCGGTGAGGAGATCCTGCGGCTGCTGCGTGGCCGCTGCGACGCAGGCGCCGCGGGGGTGCTGGTCACCCACGAGGCCCGCCACGCCGCCTGGGCAGACCGCGTCGTCTTCCTCCGGGACGGTCTCGTCGTCGACGAGTCCGGCGCCGACGTGGCCGAAGAGCTGCTGGAGGTCGCCCCGTGA
- a CDS encoding FtsX-like permease family protein: protein MRGWRPALRLAWRDVARSKGRSLLVLALITLPVLAVTAAAVVQATADVSAVDAIPRKMGAAQARVQPVGGVVVQSPDPSNGQLSVTGRGDAPTRSTLTEVLGDRDVITIDEGYAEVVLDKRAVPSVPVEVDLRDPLSHGLFELHTGELPGAAGDVVVNEAAAERGVEIGDRLEVLGESVEVVGIGRDATHRETPTVTGPPGTFGRAFASDDTTTDWLVGGDPVLWSNVRDLNERGALVFSRAVITDPPEVEDVSAHMDDGSSTYITVAALVVAMALLEVVLLAGPAFAVGARRQARTLALIAASGGTPRQARRVVLGTGVVLGTIAALVGAVVGVVLGLGLVPLVQRFSGVWFGPVEVNWLVVAIVAAFGLLSAFLAALVPAWLASRQDVVAVLAGRRGDPPPSARTPALGFVLLGVGVALSVIGVKGGELAIAFGAVVSVLGMVFVVPLVVGAVGRLARRLPLVMRYAVRDAARHRTRTVPAIAAVAATVAGVVALGIANSSDEAENRATYVPELPMGVGVVTLYSTSSMGSASDVPSERAWADVEAVVRGRVEDEGNVEVVRGLPFDSADGATLNLEFQQPGRGREDALLEGWGGRLGASVVVADTAPSFLGLDDQQRATVSRSLSAGRAVVFASRAVSGDEVRVRAHSWDPATDESGKDDFTWPAAYVRSAERYPAAQAILPTVLAAELDTDVMPAGILIGETLSTSAEESLDEALGSVAANSQLYVERGYQAPDEVFILLLILFTLGAVLMLGGTLTATFLALADAKPDLATLAAVGAAPRARRGVAASYALMVGVIGAVLGTIVGFIPGVAITYPLTTMGEGICTATNNVPLVCESGPYLDIPWLMILGLVVVLPLLTALIVGLTARSRLPLAARLT from the coding sequence GTGAGGGGTTGGCGGCCAGCCCTGCGCCTCGCCTGGCGCGACGTCGCCCGGTCGAAGGGCCGCAGCCTGCTGGTGCTGGCACTGATCACCCTGCCCGTGCTCGCGGTCACTGCCGCTGCAGTGGTGCAGGCGACCGCCGACGTCAGCGCTGTGGACGCGATCCCGCGCAAGATGGGGGCGGCACAGGCGCGGGTCCAGCCCGTCGGAGGCGTGGTGGTCCAGAGCCCCGACCCCTCGAACGGCCAGCTCAGTGTCACCGGCCGGGGAGACGCTCCGACCCGGTCGACGCTGACCGAGGTCCTGGGTGATCGCGATGTCATCACCATCGACGAGGGTTATGCCGAGGTCGTCCTCGACAAGCGCGCGGTGCCCTCCGTCCCGGTCGAGGTCGACCTGCGCGACCCGCTGAGCCACGGGCTCTTCGAGCTGCACACCGGGGAGCTTCCCGGAGCGGCCGGCGATGTGGTGGTCAACGAGGCTGCCGCCGAGAGGGGCGTGGAGATCGGCGACCGTCTCGAGGTGCTGGGCGAGAGCGTCGAGGTGGTCGGCATCGGCCGAGACGCTACCCATCGCGAGACCCCGACCGTCACCGGCCCGCCCGGCACCTTCGGCCGCGCCTTCGCCAGCGACGACACCACGACCGACTGGCTCGTCGGCGGCGATCCCGTGCTGTGGAGCAACGTCCGCGACCTCAACGAGCGGGGGGCCCTCGTCTTCTCCCGGGCAGTCATCACCGATCCGCCGGAAGTCGAGGACGTCTCCGCGCACATGGACGACGGATCCAGCACCTACATCACCGTCGCTGCTCTCGTCGTCGCGATGGCGCTGCTCGAGGTGGTCCTGCTCGCTGGCCCCGCCTTCGCGGTGGGCGCCCGACGCCAGGCCCGGACGCTCGCCCTGATCGCGGCGTCGGGAGGAACCCCGCGCCAGGCGCGCCGGGTCGTGCTGGGCACCGGCGTCGTCCTCGGGACGATCGCCGCCCTGGTCGGCGCTGTCGTCGGTGTGGTGCTCGGCCTGGGTCTCGTGCCGCTCGTCCAGCGCTTCAGCGGCGTCTGGTTCGGACCGGTCGAGGTCAACTGGCTCGTCGTCGCGATCGTGGCGGCCTTCGGCCTGCTCAGCGCGTTCCTGGCTGCGCTCGTGCCGGCGTGGCTGGCATCGCGCCAGGATGTCGTCGCGGTCCTGGCAGGTCGACGCGGGGATCCGCCCCCGTCGGCCCGCACGCCGGCCCTCGGGTTCGTCCTGCTCGGCGTCGGTGTCGCGCTGTCGGTCATCGGCGTCAAGGGCGGTGAGCTCGCGATCGCCTTCGGCGCGGTCGTATCCGTCCTGGGGATGGTCTTCGTCGTGCCCCTGGTGGTCGGGGCAGTGGGGCGGCTCGCGCGTCGTCTCCCCCTGGTGATGCGTTATGCCGTCCGGGACGCGGCCCGGCACCGGACCCGCACCGTTCCGGCCATCGCCGCGGTGGCTGCGACGGTCGCCGGGGTGGTTGCCCTCGGCATCGCCAACAGCAGCGACGAGGCCGAGAACCGGGCGACCTACGTCCCCGAGCTGCCGATGGGCGTCGGGGTCGTCACCCTCTATTCGACGTCGTCGATGGGCAGTGCGTCCGACGTGCCCTCCGAGCGTGCGTGGGCCGACGTCGAGGCCGTGGTGCGCGGTCGGGTCGAGGACGAGGGCAACGTCGAGGTCGTCCGGGGGTTGCCTTTCGACTCCGCTGACGGTGCAACCCTCAATCTCGAGTTCCAGCAGCCGGGCCGGGGACGGGAGGACGCGCTCCTCGAAGGCTGGGGCGGTCGCCTCGGGGCGAGCGTCGTGGTCGCCGACACCGCGCCCAGCTTCCTTGGCCTGGACGACCAGCAGCGCGCGACCGTGTCCCGCAGCCTGTCCGCCGGACGGGCGGTCGTGTTCGCCAGCCGGGCGGTGAGCGGTGACGAGGTTCGCGTGCGTGCGCATAGCTGGGACCCGGCGACCGACGAGTCCGGGAAGGACGACTTCACCTGGCCGGCTGCCTACGTCCGATCAGCCGAGCGCTATCCCGCTGCCCAGGCCATCTTGCCCACGGTCCTGGCTGCGGAGCTCGACACCGACGTCATGCCGGCGGGGATCCTCATCGGCGAGACGCTGAGCACCAGTGCGGAGGAGAGCCTCGACGAGGCGCTCGGCTCGGTCGCCGCCAACAGCCAGCTCTACGTCGAGCGCGGCTATCAGGCACCCGATGAGGTCTTCATCCTGCTGCTCATCCTCTTCACCCTCGGCGCGGTGTTGATGCTCGGCGGCACCCTGACCGCCACGTTCCTGGCACTCGCCGACGCGAAGCCGGACCTGGCGACCCTGGCTGCGGTCGGGGCTGCGCCCCGGGCTCGCCGTGGGGTCGCGGCGTCGTACGCACTCATGGTCGGTGTCATCGGGGCCGTCCTCGGGACGATCGTGGGCTTCATCCCGGGGGTGGCGATCACCTATCCGCTGACCACCATGGGCGAGGGCATCTGCACCGCCACGAACAACGTACCGCTGGTGTGCGAGTCCGGGCCCTACCTCGACATCCCCTGGCTGATGATCCTGGGGCTCGTGGTGGTGCTGCCGTTGCTGACCGCCCTCATCGTCGGGCTGACCGCTCGCTCCCGGCTGCCGCTGGCGGCCCGGCTCACCTGA
- a CDS encoding TetR/AcrR family transcriptional regulator: MVSVTTTARVPQEERTRAMRLRLLEATVECLVERGYSGTSTTLVSERAGVSRGAQLHHFPTKNDLVVAAVEHLTELRGAELSAAVAKLPHGRRRTRAVLGMLGDHFSSPVFTAALELWVAARTDAVLLAAVEPLEQRVGREVHRLTVAALGADESQPGVRELVQATLDLVRGLGLANTFSDDAARRRRILDHWADVLDRELAR; this comes from the coding sequence ATGGTGTCCGTGACCACGACAGCGCGCGTCCCGCAGGAGGAGCGCACCCGTGCGATGCGGCTGCGTCTGCTCGAGGCGACGGTCGAGTGCCTGGTCGAGCGCGGCTACTCCGGGACCTCGACGACGCTGGTGAGCGAGCGCGCAGGGGTCTCACGCGGGGCCCAGCTCCACCACTTCCCGACCAAGAACGACCTCGTCGTCGCCGCCGTCGAGCACCTCACCGAGCTCCGTGGCGCCGAGCTCTCGGCCGCCGTCGCCAAGCTGCCACACGGACGTCGACGGACCCGCGCGGTGCTGGGGATGCTCGGTGACCACTTCAGCTCACCGGTCTTCACCGCCGCCCTCGAGCTGTGGGTCGCAGCCCGCACCGACGCGGTCCTGCTCGCAGCCGTCGAGCCCCTCGAGCAGCGGGTCGGGCGCGAGGTGCACCGGCTGACGGTCGCGGCCCTGGGTGCCGACGAGTCGCAGCCCGGCGTGCGCGAGCTCGTCCAGGCCACCCTCGACCTCGTCCGCGGACTCGGCCTGGCCAACACCTTCTCCGACGACGCCGCCCGGCGCCGTCGCATCCTCGACCACTGGGCCGACGTGCTCGACCGAGAGCTGGCGCGATGA
- a CDS encoding SRPBCC family protein, with translation MKMGDEVTVWMDASPDEVWDLVSDVTRIGEFSPETFEGKWTRGSTGPEVGASFAGHVKRNGVGPTYWSPCQVTACEPGKVFEFAVGTDAVTVNNWGYRLTPRKGGTDVTEYFRLEGNLAMRAYWLVLGPLRSRTNRKGMRTTLERMKAVVEGTSQ, from the coding sequence ATGAAGATGGGTGACGAGGTGACGGTCTGGATGGACGCGTCGCCCGACGAGGTGTGGGACCTGGTCAGCGACGTGACGCGGATCGGGGAGTTCAGTCCCGAGACCTTCGAGGGGAAGTGGACGCGCGGCTCGACCGGCCCCGAGGTCGGCGCGTCCTTCGCCGGCCACGTCAAGCGCAACGGCGTCGGCCCGACCTACTGGTCGCCGTGCCAGGTCACGGCGTGCGAGCCGGGGAAGGTGTTCGAGTTCGCCGTCGGCACCGACGCCGTCACTGTCAACAACTGGGGCTACCGCCTCACCCCGCGCAAGGGCGGCACCGACGTGACGGAGTACTTCCGGCTCGAGGGCAACCTGGCGATGAGGGCCTACTGGCTGGTGCTCGGCCCGCTGCGCTCGCGCACCAACCGCAAGGGCATGCGCACCACGCTGGAGCGGATGAAGGCAGTCGTGGAGGGGACGTCGCAGTGA
- a CDS encoding acyl-CoA carboxylase subunit beta has product MLDKIADLDAQHAVAVAGGGEKYVDRHRARGKLTARERIELLVDPGSAFLELSPLAGWGSDFTVGASVITGIGVVEGVECMISANDPTVKGGASNPWTVKKIFRASQIAEENGLPTLSLVESGGADLPTQKEIFIPGGKLFRDLTRSSAAKQPTIALVFGNSTAGGAYVPGMSDYTVFVRDAAKVFLGGPPLVKMATGEETDDESLGGAEMHARTSGLADYLAEDEHDAIRIGRRIVARLNWRKGGAPAAESFAEPEADPDGLLDLIPQDLKEPFDPREVIARIVDGRSATNGAVFDEFKPLYGTSLVTGWAKIHGQPIGILANAQGVLFSQEAQKATQFIQLANQVDTPLLFLHNTTGYMVGKEYEQGGIIKHGAQMLNAVSNSRVPHLSVIMGASYGAGNYGMNGRAFDPRFLFTWPSAKSAVMGPAQLAGVLEIVARQSAESKGNTFDAEGFAGIKEIVEAQVEEQSLPYFLSGMLYDDGVIDPRDTRTVLAICLSVIANRPIVGTDRFGVFRT; this is encoded by the coding sequence ATGCTCGACAAGATCGCCGACCTCGACGCCCAGCACGCGGTCGCCGTCGCCGGCGGCGGTGAGAAGTATGTCGATCGCCACCGCGCGCGCGGCAAGCTGACCGCCCGCGAGCGGATCGAGCTGCTCGTCGACCCCGGCTCGGCGTTCCTCGAGCTGTCCCCGCTGGCCGGCTGGGGCTCCGACTTCACGGTCGGGGCGTCGGTGATCACCGGCATCGGCGTGGTCGAGGGTGTCGAGTGCATGATCAGCGCCAACGACCCGACCGTGAAGGGGGGCGCCTCCAACCCCTGGACGGTCAAGAAGATCTTCCGCGCCTCGCAGATCGCCGAGGAGAACGGGCTCCCCACCCTCTCCCTGGTCGAGTCCGGCGGCGCGGACCTGCCGACGCAGAAGGAGATCTTCATCCCCGGCGGGAAGCTCTTCCGCGACCTGACCCGCTCCTCGGCCGCCAAGCAGCCGACGATCGCGCTCGTCTTCGGCAACTCCACCGCCGGCGGTGCCTATGTCCCCGGGATGAGCGACTACACCGTCTTCGTGCGCGACGCCGCCAAGGTGTTCCTGGGTGGGCCGCCGCTGGTGAAGATGGCCACCGGCGAGGAGACCGACGACGAGTCGCTCGGTGGTGCCGAGATGCACGCGCGGACCTCCGGGCTCGCCGACTACCTCGCCGAGGACGAGCACGACGCCATCAGGATCGGCCGTCGGATCGTCGCGCGGCTCAACTGGCGCAAGGGCGGGGCGCCCGCAGCCGAGAGCTTCGCCGAGCCCGAGGCCGACCCCGACGGACTGCTCGACCTGATCCCGCAGGACCTCAAGGAGCCCTTCGACCCGCGCGAGGTGATCGCCCGGATCGTGGACGGCCGCAGTGCCACCAACGGAGCGGTCTTCGACGAGTTCAAGCCGCTCTACGGCACCAGCCTGGTGACCGGCTGGGCGAAGATCCACGGTCAGCCGATCGGCATCCTGGCCAACGCCCAGGGAGTGCTGTTCAGCCAGGAGGCCCAGAAGGCGACGCAGTTCATCCAGCTCGCCAACCAGGTCGACACCCCGCTGCTGTTCCTGCACAACACCACCGGCTACATGGTCGGCAAGGAATACGAGCAGGGCGGGATCATCAAGCACGGCGCCCAGATGCTCAACGCGGTCAGCAACAGCCGGGTGCCGCACCTCAGCGTGATCATGGGGGCGTCGTACGGCGCCGGCAACTACGGCATGAACGGGCGCGCCTTCGACCCGCGGTTCCTCTTCACCTGGCCCTCGGCCAAGAGCGCGGTCATGGGCCCGGCGCAGCTCGCCGGGGTCCTGGAGATCGTCGCGCGTCAGTCGGCGGAGTCGAAGGGCAACACCTTCGATGCCGAGGGCTTCGCCGGCATCAAGGAGATCGTCGAGGCGCAGGTCGAGGAGCAGTCGCTGCCCTACTTCCTCTCCGGGATGCTCTATGACGACGGAGTGATCGACCCCCGAGACACCCGGACGGTGCTCGCCATCTGCTTGTCGGTGATCGCGAACAGACCGATCGTCGGAACCGACCGATTCGGAGTGTTCCGCACATGA
- a CDS encoding TIGR03084 family metal-binding protein: MNDVLTTVLSDLEAEGDALEALVADLDEAGWHTPTPAAGWDVAAQVAHLAWTDEVATKAATDKEAWDQVVTEALADVTGYVDTCALAIAQDPDLLVRWRTARAALKSALSTYGAGKMPWFGPPMSPTSMATARLMETWAHSLDVHEALGVTPEPSNRIRHVAHLAVRTRDFAFLNNSLQPPAEEFRIDLVAPDGDVWSFGPETAAETVTGSALDLCLLATQRVHRADTDLVATGAGADRWLDIAQCFAGPPGSGREAGRG; the protein is encoded by the coding sequence ATGAACGACGTCCTCACCACCGTCCTGAGCGACCTCGAGGCCGAGGGCGACGCCCTCGAGGCGCTGGTCGCGGATCTCGACGAAGCCGGGTGGCACACCCCGACCCCCGCTGCCGGCTGGGACGTCGCCGCCCAGGTCGCCCACCTCGCCTGGACCGACGAGGTCGCCACCAAGGCCGCGACCGACAAGGAGGCCTGGGACCAGGTCGTCACCGAGGCGCTCGCCGACGTGACCGGCTATGTCGACACCTGCGCGCTCGCGATCGCCCAGGACCCCGACCTGCTGGTTCGCTGGCGCACGGCACGCGCGGCGCTGAAGAGCGCGCTGTCGACGTACGGCGCCGGCAAGATGCCCTGGTTCGGGCCCCCCATGTCGCCGACCTCCATGGCCACCGCCCGGCTGATGGAGACGTGGGCCCACAGCCTCGACGTGCACGAGGCGCTCGGGGTCACCCCGGAGCCGAGCAACCGGATCCGCCACGTCGCGCACCTCGCCGTACGCACCCGTGACTTCGCCTTCCTGAACAACTCGCTGCAACCGCCGGCCGAGGAGTTCCGTATCGACCTGGTCGCGCCCGACGGCGACGTCTGGTCCTTCGGGCCCGAGACGGCCGCCGAGACGGTGACCGGCTCCGCGCTCGACCTGTGCCTGCTCGCCACCCAGCGGGTCCACCGCGCCGACACCGACCTCGTCGCCACCGGCGCCGGCGCCGACAGGTGGCTCGACATCGCGCAGTGCTTTGCGGGTCCGCCCGGATCCGGACGGGAGGCCGGCCGTGGCTGA
- a CDS encoding acyclic terpene utilization AtuA family protein, with protein sequence MAELLRIGNCSGFYGDRLSAMREMLEGADDGQSLDVLTGDYLAELTMLILGKDTMKDPTLGYARTFVRQVEDCLGLALEKGVRIVSNAGGLNPAGLADKLREVARGLGLDPAIAHVEGDDLRPLALWPQALTANAYLGGFGIAAALRQGADIVVTGRVTDASLVVGAAAAHHGWTHEHLDELAGAVVVGHVLECGTQATGGNFSGFGSLPDRSRPLGFPLAEVAADGSSVITKHDGTGGAVTVDTVTAQLVYEIQSTRYLGPDVTTLLDTITLAEAGPDRVAISGVRGEAPPERLKVCVNELGGWRNQVELVLTGLDIEAKRDWVRDQVTAALVPAPAEVVWSPLDLPTPDADTEQGASTLLRCTVKDPDPGPVGKPFTAAVVELALGSYPGFTLTAPPGPATPFGIYRAEYVDRSAVEHVVVHADGTRESVGEPPVSTLHPATDSETDADRSAPADVLTQRHPLGTFVHARSGDKGGDANIGLWVAHDGSPHRERRAEWLCKLITPRKVAELVPEAEGLDIEVFPLTNLGAVNVVIHGLLGDGVAASTRFDPQAKGLGEWIRSRHVSIEQGLM encoded by the coding sequence GTGGCTGAGCTGCTGCGCATCGGCAACTGCTCGGGCTTCTATGGCGACCGCCTCAGCGCGATGCGCGAGATGCTCGAGGGTGCCGACGACGGGCAGAGCCTCGACGTCCTGACCGGTGACTACCTCGCCGAGCTGACCATGCTCATCCTCGGCAAGGACACCATGAAGGACCCGACGCTCGGCTATGCCCGGACCTTCGTCCGTCAGGTCGAGGACTGCCTGGGGCTGGCGCTCGAGAAGGGCGTGCGGATCGTCAGCAACGCCGGCGGGCTCAACCCCGCGGGCCTGGCCGACAAGCTCCGCGAGGTCGCGCGCGGCCTCGGGCTCGACCCGGCGATCGCCCATGTGGAGGGCGACGACCTGCGCCCGCTGGCCCTGTGGCCCCAGGCACTGACGGCCAACGCCTATCTCGGCGGGTTCGGCATCGCCGCGGCGCTGCGCCAGGGCGCTGACATCGTCGTCACCGGCCGGGTCACCGACGCCTCGCTCGTCGTCGGTGCCGCCGCAGCCCACCACGGCTGGACCCACGAGCACCTCGACGAGCTCGCCGGCGCGGTCGTCGTCGGTCACGTCCTCGAGTGCGGCACCCAGGCGACCGGAGGCAACTTCAGCGGCTTCGGCTCGCTGCCCGACCGCAGCCGCCCGCTCGGCTTCCCGCTCGCCGAGGTCGCCGCCGACGGCTCGAGCGTGATCACCAAGCACGACGGCACGGGCGGCGCCGTCACGGTCGACACCGTCACCGCGCAGCTGGTCTATGAGATCCAGTCGACCCGCTATCTCGGCCCCGACGTCACCACCCTGCTCGACACGATCACCCTGGCCGAGGCCGGTCCCGACCGCGTCGCGATCTCGGGCGTGCGCGGCGAGGCCCCGCCGGAGCGGCTCAAGGTCTGCGTCAACGAGCTCGGCGGCTGGCGCAACCAGGTGGAGCTGGTCCTGACCGGGCTCGACATCGAGGCCAAGCGCGACTGGGTCCGTGACCAGGTGACCGCGGCGCTGGTCCCCGCGCCCGCCGAGGTGGTCTGGTCGCCGCTCGACCTGCCCACCCCCGACGCCGACACCGAGCAGGGTGCGTCGACGCTGCTGCGCTGCACCGTCAAGGACCCCGACCCGGGACCGGTCGGCAAGCCCTTCACCGCTGCGGTCGTCGAGCTCGCGCTCGGCTCCTATCCCGGCTTCACGCTGACCGCCCCGCCCGGCCCGGCGACCCCGTTCGGGATCTATCGTGCGGAGTACGTCGACCGGTCGGCCGTCGAACACGTCGTGGTCCACGCAGACGGAACCCGGGAGAGCGTGGGGGAGCCCCCGGTCTCCACCCTGCACCCCGCCACCGACAGCGAGACCGACGCCGACCGCAGCGCGCCCGCGGACGTGCTCACGCAGCGCCACCCCCTGGGCACGTTCGTCCACGCCCGGTCGGGCGACAAGGGCGGCGACGCCAACATCGGCCTCTGGGTCGCCCATGACGGCTCGCCTCACCGCGAACGACGGGCAGAGTGGCTGTGCAAGCTGATCACTCCGCGCAAGGTCGCCGAGCTGGTCCCGGAAGCAGAGGGCCTCGACATCGAGGTCTTCCCGCTCACCAACCTGGGAGCGGTCAACGTCGTCATCCACGGGCTGCTCGGCGACGGGGTCGCGGCGTCGACCCGGTTCGACCCGCAGGCCAAGGGGCTCGGCGAGTGGATCAGGTCGCGGCACGTCTCGATCGAGCAGGGGTTGATGTGA
- a CDS encoding acyl-CoA dehydrogenase family protein: MSGFVTGATAPSSTSDREALRATAAEFVRREVAPHLQDWEDAGEIPRELHLKAAEQGLLGVSFPEDVGGEGGDLADTVALQEGMFAAGASSGLMAGLFTNGIALPHIAASGNPDLVDRFVRPVLAGEAIASLAVTEPGGGSDVSGITTRAERDGDHYVVNGSKTFITSGVRADFVTTAVRTGGPGHAGVSLLVVERGTPGFTVTRNLRKMGWHCSDTAELSYVDVRVPAANLVGEEGSGFYQIAAQFVVERIALAVHAYGIAARSLELTAAYCRERETFGKPLIANQVVQHKLVEMHRQVEVARAYTHAVVERHVAGEQVIAEAALAKQTAVEASTYVCDQAVQLHGGTGYMHGTEVERHYRDARILPIGGGASEVLTDLAAKLLGYAS; the protein is encoded by the coding sequence GTGAGCGGTTTCGTGACAGGCGCCACGGCGCCTTCCTCAACCTCCGACCGGGAGGCGCTGCGGGCGACTGCGGCCGAGTTCGTCCGGCGCGAGGTCGCACCCCACCTCCAGGACTGGGAGGACGCGGGCGAGATCCCGCGCGAGCTCCACCTCAAGGCGGCCGAGCAGGGACTCCTCGGCGTGTCCTTCCCCGAGGACGTCGGTGGTGAGGGCGGCGACCTCGCCGACACCGTCGCGCTCCAGGAGGGCATGTTCGCCGCCGGTGCCTCCAGCGGGCTGATGGCCGGGCTCTTCACCAACGGCATCGCCCTGCCCCACATCGCGGCCTCCGGCAACCCCGACCTCGTCGACCGGTTCGTCCGGCCGGTCCTGGCCGGCGAGGCGATCGCCTCGCTCGCCGTCACCGAGCCGGGCGGTGGGTCCGACGTCTCGGGGATCACGACCCGCGCCGAGCGCGACGGCGACCACTACGTCGTCAACGGCTCCAAGACCTTCATCACCTCCGGCGTCCGCGCCGACTTCGTCACCACCGCCGTGCGCACCGGCGGCCCCGGCCACGCGGGGGTCAGCCTGCTCGTCGTGGAGCGAGGCACCCCCGGGTTCACCGTCACCCGCAACCTGCGCAAGATGGGCTGGCACTGCAGCGACACCGCCGAGCTGTCCTACGTCGACGTCCGGGTCCCCGCCGCCAACCTGGTCGGCGAGGAGGGCTCGGGCTTCTACCAGATCGCAGCCCAGTTCGTGGTCGAGCGGATCGCGCTCGCCGTCCACGCCTACGGGATCGCGGCGCGGTCGCTGGAGCTGACGGCGGCGTACTGCCGCGAGCGCGAGACGTTCGGCAAGCCGCTCATCGCCAACCAGGTCGTGCAGCACAAGCTGGTCGAGATGCACCGGCAGGTCGAGGTGGCCCGCGCCTACACGCACGCCGTCGTCGAGCGCCACGTTGCCGGCGAGCAGGTCATCGCCGAGGCGGCGCTGGCCAAGCAGACGGCGGTCGAGGCATCGACATACGTCTGCGACCAGGCGGTGCAGCTGCACGGCGGCACCGGCTACATGCACGGGACCGAGGTTGAGCGGCACTACCGCGACGCCCGGATCCTGCCCATCGGAGGAGGAGCAAGCGAAGTGTTGACCGATCTGGCTGCGAAGTTGTTGGGGTATGCGTCATGA